From Brassica rapa cultivar Chiifu-401-42 chromosome A06, CAAS_Brap_v3.01, whole genome shotgun sequence:
actaaaaaccaacaaaacaatcatcaccccaatcaagtttttggtttttgtttttgtttttgtaaaaaccaTTTGAGTTGCCAATCCAGATTTTCAATAAATAGATGCTCTAAAAtttagggaaactagtttttgaaaagtttaaccaatttatgaagaaaaaccaaaaaccaacttttgtgagcttttatgaaaaaaacaaattttcattttgttttgtagaaactactacattttaattcattaataattaataattaatattttcataaaaataaaattatcataaaatattttgtacattagatatcatttaaatttaaaatgtgaaatattttaatttgtgtttcatatttgtaaataaaaatataaaaaaaattataagaacataatatgttttatgGATAAAATGTGTTGTATAAtcctgaaatataaaaattgccattgaactttaagaaaatataaataatttatgtaagaaatttataattagtttcaaaattcTATGTACttaatttttgtataatttataatatttatataagaaaaaatatttcttttgaagttttaaaaattaaataatttatataagaaaaaattctAAGTAGTTTcgaaatttaatatttttatttttgcataattaatatatattttatgatttatattttactataatatgttttcgtaaaaatgcaataatttaaatatgttattttatttaattttaaaataataatcacagtattttgataaattttaattgtaaaatctaaatatttattgCTATTTTGTTGTATTGTTTTAAAGTAATGTAttgattaatttttgaaaataaaaaaatacagcaaaaccaaaaaccaaaatcaaaatctaaaaatcaaaaatcaaaaactaaaagctgaaaactaaaaactaaaatttaaaaaccaaaatctaaaatctaaaaaccaaaaactataaCTAAAAATCACTGAAACAATTATCACCTAAGTAGTTACGATACAGTTAAGCAATGGATCATGATTAATGATTGCAACTTCGCCGGAAATCGGAATCCAACATATTGAATTCATGCATTTGACCAaaccatataatatataatcatCTAATGTTTTGGTTAATCTTGATTAGTTATTAACTTACATATTTAATTATGAATCGATAATCATTACTGATATTAGTTTTCATTCATCTAATGTAATCAAACGTCTTCTTCTTTATATAATTCGTTCATGCAAATACCTTCCGTACTCGAGTAAAGAAATAAATGACAATCTTAGAGTATAATACATTTATGTTACAAGTACAATCTTACACTTGAATATTCATAACGTAACAATCAAACCACAAGATGATATAGCAAACTTATTGTATAAAACAAATGATTATTCATTAACCATCATAGATTAAAACCAAACCACACTGTTGTGCTTTCATATTCTTAATCAGTTGATCCTAGAGCAAACCCGACGAATCTCCCCATCTGATCCTGTCTTAACGTCTATAAGACTCATCTTGACCATAGACTTCCCGAACTCTGTTCCAAACCTCAGTGATGGTCGGCGTAAGCCTAATAACCGTTCTATGATGGCTCGAGTCTCGGGGTCCCTCCATAAGACTAGGTCGGATTGGAGAACCACACGGCTTGACCTCACGTTCCTTAGGAACGATGTGTCAAACCTGCCAACACTACCATCGTCTAAGTCGACTCGGGCTGATGCGTCTCCGGTTAGAGGGCATCGATTCTGAACCAATGGTACGAACCTCGGATTGATTGATGGGTCGGGTTGTCCGGTGCCGTTGAAGTTAAAGAACCTGCCTCTTACCAAACCGCAACCAGCAGTTCCTATTGTGTGTCCGCCTAGTCAAACCAAAACTCGTAATATTAGCATTATTAGCTAGTACTGAATGTTTTTATACTCGCTGAATGTAAtgaatgttggataattcccacattggataattagacaaggagtgtctaatatataaagagatgtccaactctaatagtatgaggccttttgggatggaaaccaaaagtaaatccatgcgggcttgccaattaggcccaaagtggacaatatcgtactaatcagaTAATAAAGAGTTGGACATGGGCTGtgcaatcccaacaattggtatcagagcctcaggttggagactcgatctaagcttaagttgtagcttaagatcctggtgcttgtgaacaagatatcgcgacggcaagatggctgacgtgactagggctccacgcacgaaggactttggatctacatccatccaatgtccgatgttgtcatcgacaaactacacagtttggtcgatgaggatgaaggttctactacgtgttcatgaagtgtgggacacaatcgaacccggttcagatgatcaaaagaagaacgatgttgcgatagctcttttgtttcaatctgtTCCAGAGACTTTGATTCTCCAGGTGGGAGAACAAACCGCATCAAAAGAGATCTGGAACGCCATCAAGTCACGACACCCAGGAGCTGATCGTGTAAGGGAGGCGAGACTTCAGACGTTGATGGCAGAGTTTGATAGGTTGAAGATGGATGATGCAGATACGGTCGATGACTTCGCGGGGAAGATATCGGGCCTATCATCCAAAGCAACCTCGTTGGGagaaaacatagaagaatccaagatggtcaagaagttcttgaagggtcttccaagacacaagtatatccagatcgtagcatcacttgagcaagtcctagatctcaactcgacggggtttgaagacatagttggaaggcttaaggcgtacgaggagcgtgtaggagaagaaactcagaaagaagaccaagggaagctgatgttttcgaacaatgaagaacatagtcagaggggctatgagaattctcgtggtagaggaagaggaaggaacGGTAGAGGCAAAGGTCGAGGTAGGTCACACAACCAAAACCGTGCGTCACACACCGAAGATAACAACTCGGAAAAGAATCGCTCAAAACTGATATGTTGGAGATGTGACAAGCCTGGTCACTACGCAACTGTCTGTCCCGAGAAGTCAGAGAAGGATCAAGAAACCAACCTAAACGAGACAGAAGAGGCCGATGCACTCTACGTACACGAGGTGGTGTTTTTGAACGAAGATAAGGTGATTCCGAAGAATCTTGATATCGACAAAGGCAATGCAAGTGTTTGGTATTTGGATAATGGAGCGAGCAATCACATGACAGGGAACAAGGAGTTCTTTTCGAGTTTGAATTTCAACACCAAAGGGAAGGTGAAGTTTGGTGATGGATCGTGTGTTGACATTGTAGGAAAGGGTGTGGTTACCTTTGTGTGCAAGACTGGAGAGAAGAAGGCACTCAAGGATATATACTACACACCCGATCTGAAGCACAATATATTGAGTCTTGGGCAAGCAACAGAGAACGGATGTGAGGTTAACATGAAAGATGTCTTCTTAACGCTCACAGATTCgcatggaaggttgctagttcgtGTGACGAGATCTCTAAACCGTCTCTACAAGACCCCTATGGAGATAAGCTACTCGGAGAGTTTACATGTCAGGGACGTAGATGCTACATGGAGGTGGCATGCTCGACAAGGACATATATgctatggagtgatgaacaacatgGTAAGGAAGGAGATGGTCGTAGGAATGCAGAGTGTAACACACGAAGAAGGCGTGTGTAACACATGTCTCGCAGAGAAACAAAGGAGACACTCATTCCCGAGTGTCACACACGAAGAAGGCGTGTGTAACACATGTTTCGCAGGGAAGCAAATCAGAGATTCATTCCCGACTAAGGCCATGGTTTGTACATCAAAGCCATTAGGATTATTGCTTGGAGATTTGTGTGGAATAAGTGCACCACCAACGCCAGCAGATAATCGTGAGGCATTCTATCGGCTCAAAAGATCtcacaccgatagaggaggagaggttgcctcagctatgttcaatctaggttgcaccgatagaggaggagaggttgCCTCAGATGTGCTCAATCTAGgatgcaccgatagaggaggagagattgcctcagatgagttcaacctatcttgtgaagaagattgggttgaagctatggaagacgagttggagtctatcacaagaaacaagatatgGGAGCTTGAAGATAGACCGACTGGTTCtgagaagaaaggagaagatgatcgagtttgtgtgttacacaagacgttgcatgtgttacgccaggcacccagagcatggagtgtaaaactcgatcaggttctcaaggagatgagatttgagaagtgcACGAAGGAACCATCAGTGTACTGCAAGACTCAAGGAGGAGACGTCTTGATCATAGCCATCTACGTTGATGATCTATTTGTGACAGGAACTTCGCTTAAGGTGATTAGGCAATTCAAGGAGGAGATGTCTAAGAAGTTCGAGATGTCAGATCTAGGTAAGCTAACGTACTACCTTGGCATAGAGGTGATTCAAGGAGCAGACGGAATCAGAATAAAGCAAGAGAGGTATGCTCAAGGAATCCTGTGTGACACAAAGATGGAAGTGTGTAACACGACTCACGTAGGAGTGTGCAACACGACTCACGGAGGAGTGTGTGACACAAAGGTGGAAGCGTGTGACACAACGCACGTACCAATGGAGTCAAGGTTCTCAAAGGATGAAGATGAACCAGAGATAAATCAGTTGGGTGTTGAGCAGAAGGCCGACATCCTTCCCAGAGCTCATGTACGCAAGATGGCGGATGTGACCAGAGTTATCATCGCAGTGAGCTTCAGCCACAAGACTCATCGCAACTTAAGTGAAGAGGTCATGAGAAGGTTATACAAGAACTGGGCCGATTCTAAGAAGAAGCGGTACGGAAGCAAGGAGAGCATCCGGTCTAACCTTGAGAAAGATGTGAATTCAATGGGTGGATTCGCACACCATGGTGTGGTGGAGGATGATTACTTGATGATTAAGTTCAAGCAAATGAGGAGCTTAATCGGAGTTCAAGAAATTGATCTCCCTAAttcaagttggaattaagggggtgaatgttggataattccaagcttgtggaaacttaacatattattagatgtttaatatgttaagataaacacaataaggaaacctagaaataggaaaaggaagtttctatttaggttaggtttgtgttttccatatcccacatgttaaagggaattgtctttcatataaatataggtctaatggagaggtgttccatatgatctaagtgaaacatattgagagctttagttttgagtagtttctaaagctaataagaaaagttgttcttataactctttgtgtttctaagagatctgaaTGAAAACATACCAACAAGAGTTACGAGGTCTATTGTGTTGAGAGTTTTAGCAGCGAAGTCTCGCTTCTGCTTGTCGACGGGGTCGAACGGTCCGGGTAAGATCACGTCTGAGGCTTGCGAGATTCGGCCGTCCAGACGTCCCAATGGCACTCGCCACCCCTGACCACCGGTCTGCATTCGGTTACACAAAATATGTTAGATACTATATGTTTATACGTGCGTGTGACAATTTAAaccaatataattaatttaaatatgttACCAAAACAACAGCTTCGCGTGCAGCAAGGGTGAGGATATCAGCGCAAGAAACAGTTCTAGGACAAGCAACCTCAAGCCTAGCCTTAGCTTCTTCAATAGCTTCAAACCCTCTCAATGAACGGTTTGGAACGGCGGTTCTCTCGCTAGTATTACCAGCGAGGAGAACTGAGCCATCGCAGCCACGAACAAAGCAATCGTGAAAATGCATACGCAAAATCCCGGGTGCATTAGCCGGGTTGGACCGGACATGTGCTCGAACCACCGAAGCCACGATGGACTCTACGTTTCGGCATCTATTGCCATAATACCCAACACGTGGTCTTCGACCACCACCTCCACGGCTTGAACCACGATTTCCTTGTGCAGTTGCAGCTGCAACCAACACTAAAATCGTTACTAGAATGAATAGTAAGGTATAACTACGACCCATTTTGTATGTTGTTTGGTAATTAATGTATAAGAAAGTATTCgagctttgtttttgtttgttgtcCGTGTTTGAGTTTGGTGTTAAAGGGTTAGTATTTATAGGCAAAAAAAGTCTTGGTAATAAGAATTGCAACGATCAACTTCGGCACGCGACGCCGAATTTTATGGGAGTTATATTATTATAAGTTGCTATAGTTAATCATGAAATAATAATTAGTTGCATTCTGGTTTTGACGACTCGGTCCATTTAACATATATGTACTATGCattttttgaacaaatattaTGCATTTTTCATTGTTTATGTATCCTTGATATATCGAAGCTATCTTCGCTTTAAGTTATAAATGATTGATAatagattcaaaattttgataaaatcaTAGTTATAATCCGATCATATGGAGATAAATTGTACGTATAATTATTGCGTTGCGATAATATAGTTTTCGAGTGTTTGGTCAGAACATGGTAATGATAATGAAATTGTACAGGGTATAGTTgactttttaaaatgattaaatttatattctataatagttttgagTTAACTTCTTAATATTGTTTTTGGCTTAGTAATATAGTATACTAGTTTAACATCCGCGCCTTACACGGAATGAAACTTTtatgtaaaaattagttttatgtatttttatttgtttaacgttttttacatattatgaaaaaaataaaaatatatatattgaataattgaCAAACTATTAACTGTTGCATATGTAACTAAATTGACACAAATACACAAATTACAGAAatcacttttatttatttaaaatcattttgtGGTAAATACatttaacaattattttttctattttgtattgtaagtaaataaatttaaaatattaatatggaTATAtagcatatttttaatatgactATTTATTACATGAAACttcttaattatatagttttgtgatcatttgtattttttaacaaaatttttaaactatgaataacaaaacttttagtgtgagttttttaatattttaataatttataatctgTTTTGAAAATtgaatgaaaattttgaaattaaaatattaatttctcaATACTTGCTCAatgctaattttaaaattaaaacaatagTTCTATGaggaattaaaaatctaaaagtatTCACCGCCATGGAATCTTTCAACTTATCGGAGAAGAAGTGCGTGCATGGGTAGGCTACAAAACGAAGAGAATACGATAATGATGACTTTAATCAGTAGTTAATCACTTCCCATGATTAAAGTAATTAAACGAATACAATCATTATATTATACTGACAGCTGGTTTGCTTATGTGTAAATTTTCTTATGACGAAATTATTTTTTCCTGATGACGATAAAACGCGTGTGACCGTTAaataacaacttttttttttgcttaacttTGAAAAACAACTTGTATGCCTGCTTGTGCACCCCAAAAAAACTTGTATATTTAGGGAATGATTAGTAAAGgttgtaactttatattttttattgtagaATTTAATCCGTAGATTTATTTGATGTAGTTTTCATTGCTGTAACTTTTTAAAGTACTAAAATTTTGTTCTGAAAATAAAGTTCTATACagctatattttgattttgcagatatttttttgatgcgagttttttaaagaaaaaatagtttgattGGTTGACATATATAACTTTAGACTAAATTTTGACTGTCCAGAGTATCCACAACCACAACCAACCATCCTCttagtttaactttttttataatagaAGTATCTGGTTGGATTTCGATCCAACCGACTAGTACTCTAGAAATTTGTTGACAGACAGATCCGATTATACGTAATGGGAATCATAAATCCATATCATACCTCCACAAAAACGAATAAATCTGAATTTAGTGTCCCAAAATGCTTAACACATTTTCAAACTCGCAATACCACTCGATCCCGCTTGTGTAGTGATGCTTACTTAGTTTAAGTAAGTACAGTATTTAGATCGAAGTAATGGTCTTCAATCAGCTTGAATATTTTTTCTTGATCATAGATTATAATTCTCACGTATAAAACCACATTacactttttctttctttctaaaaCGTAGTAAATTAACTTAAATTGAATATGAAAATGTCGGTCAATATAATCAGTATTTAAAATCAACCAAACTAACTGCATTTTGTTTTTTGCGGAACTCTGCATTTGTTAAGATATaataaccaaataaaaatctCACTAAAAAACATTTCGAAAATGTTATGAGCCTAGCCGGTATATTGAAAAGGACCAAGTCTATGCCATTAAACATCATTATCTTACTATCCTTTTGACGAAGTATGCATAGTTGTATAGTCGACTTTCTATTACATTCATAAATTCAACACTTATTCCTCTTGAATGTGTTAtcaatcaaatattttatacaaagctTACGAAACTCAGGCAAAAATGGTGTAATTGTTGTAGAATTCTATTTGTACGTAACAGAATCACGaacatatagtttttttttgtgttacaaTGAATTTAAATCCATAGATAACTtcttacttttaaaaatattagtgataAACAAGGTCTTTAAAACTATGATAAATGTATGATGTTAATTGGAAAAGGTTATACTAGCCGGTAGAAGAGAGAAAAAGCATATACAACCTTTAGTTGACAAGAGatgcatgtattttttttaaacgaagTTGACAAGAGATGTCTTGTTTAATGAAACCACCAAGTGACAACTTCGATGCCATGATATCATTGACTCGCTTTTTCTTTATTATCAAAGTCAACCACTATGTTATTGTTATTCCATTAATCATTTTCCACTAATGATTAGATTCATTTTCGTACAGTGAATTCAAACTGATTCTTTATATCTTTATTGACTTTCACATATTTTCTATTATCTTCTTATAAGTTATATTCAACTCCAGTTTCATTTAAAATTGGAGATAAACAGAAAgtataaatttgaaaagtgtAATGAATCATAATCCGTGCTTCAACTTTAATATATACAGTataacctctataaattaataatgttgggactttaaaattttattaatctataaagatattaatttacaaaaaaatttatttagatttttttattttaagatatatttattagttaagaaaaatatttgattttagtgcatataaattaatttttattttttgagattTGACatctatattaattttattatattatttgg
This genomic window contains:
- the LOC103873829 gene encoding peroxidase 69 → MGRSYTLLFILVTILVLVAAATAQGNRGSSRGGGGRRPRVGYYGNRCRNVESIVASVVRAHVRSNPANAPGILRMHFHDCFVRGCDGSVLLAGNTSERTAVPNRSLRGFEAIEEAKARLEVACPRTVSCADILTLAAREAVVLTGGQGWRVPLGRLDGRISQASDVILPGPFDPVDKQKRDFAAKTLNTIDLVTLVGGHTIGTAGCGLVRGRFFNFNGTGQPDPSINPRFVPLVQNRCPLTGDASARVDLDDGSVGRFDTSFLRNVRSSRVVLQSDLVLWRDPETRAIIERLLGLRRPSLRFGTEFGKSMVKMSLIDVKTGSDGEIRRVCSRIN